Genomic segment of Methanolobus mangrovi:
GCACTGAAGAATCAAGATATTGGAGAGTTGCAGTCCTTATTTCTTTAGGATTCTGCTGCTTTACATACTCAACCGAACTGATCATGCTTTTACCCGTATCGGCGATATCGTCAACGATAAGTATGTTCTTTCCTGCAACTGCATTGTCAGCAAGCGGGTACCTTATCAGGGGTTCATCACCGGCAAGTGCAGTACCCAGATAGTGCTCTATCTTCAGGCTTGTCAGGTCATCAAGACCCAGGAAATCACATAATACACGACCTGCGAACCATCCACCCCTTGCAAGAGCAATGATCATATCAGGTTCATATCCTGAAGCTTTCACGTCATTTGCAACATCTCTGCAAAGATCGTAAATGTAATCCCAGTTTGTAATAACACATTTGAATTTGTCAGGTAAGGCCATTTGTATAATCTCCAATGCACCATATTTACAGGTACAAGATATATATTTAATTCATATCGAAAAATGCTACTATACGAAATGCATATATAGTATGTAGATGTTGAGAGAGGAGTACTGTTCCAAAATAAACAGCAATCTACGAAGCGGGGTAGGGTAGCCAGGAGATCCCGACGGGCTCATAACCCGTAGACCGATAGTTCGAATCTATCCCCCGCTACTTTTCTAATATTGCAGTTTTGACTTAACCATCAATTAATGTGTTAGAGACGTGTTTTGGAAACATACATATATAACAGGAAACATAGTAAAGCTATAGTTCCCAATTAAACATCAATCCCTGAAGCGGGGTAGGGTAGCCAGGAGATCCCGACGGGCTCATAACCCGTAGACCGATAGTTCGAATCTATCCCCCGCTACTTTTCTAACATTACAGTTTTGGTGCAGCCACCAATTAGTGCTTTAAGGTCTTCGCTCTCCCAAGCAACCAGAGGTAAACGAGATGGAATTATCTATTGCCATATTCGGACTTGCAGCAGCAGCGTGTTGGGGAGCCGGAGATTTTAGCGGAGGAGTTGCAACAAAACGAAGCGGAGTATTGATAGTTGCAATACTTTCCCAGATAGTAGGAATAATACTACTTGCCTCGGCTGCATTGCTGTTCACGGAAAGCATACCACCCACTACAGATTTTTTATGGGGTGCAGCCGCCGGACTTGCAGGAGGAATTGGCCTTCTTGCTCTTTACCATGCACTATCCATGGAAAAAATGGGCATTGTAGCTCCTGTTACAGCGGTTTTAAGCGCAATTGTCCCCATGACATTCGGAATAGTAACCGAGGGACTTCCCACTATAAGCCAGCTTACTGGTTTTCTTTTTGCATTCATCGGAGTATGGCTGATATCAAGAGAAGAGAATAGTCCCAAGATAGAATTGGAGAAACTGAAGCTTCCACTCCTTGCAGGACTTGGTTTTGGGCTTTTTATGATACTTATCGACCAGGTAGAGTCAAATGGAGTATTCTGGCCACTTGTCGGAGCAAGGATGGCAACCATCCCGACATTTATACTTGTAGCATCCTACAAAAAACAAACAAAGATACCAGGAATTAAATTCTTGCCACTCATTGCACTTGCAGGGGTGCTTGATACAGGAGGAAATGTGTTCTACGCCCTTGCAGCAAAGACGGGGAGAATGGATATTGCAGCGATCCTTACTTCAATGTACCCTGCAATAACCGTACTTCTTGCATGGATACTTCTGAAAGAGAGATTAAAGAACAGGCAGTGGATTGGCGTATTTGCCGTTATGGTAGCAGTAGTGCTTATAACATGAAGCAGAAAATAGAATAACGACTTACTGCTTCACAACAGGATTAAATATGAACTGCCCTTTAATAGAACAAAATAGAGAACTGAACAGGATGATCCTTAAATGGTAATGGATAAACTCGGGAATTCACTGCAGGATGCCCTAAAGAAACTGGTGAAATCAGGACGTATCGACGAACGGACCGTAAATGAGGTCGTCAAGGATATCCAGAGGGCTTTGCTCCAGTCTGACGTAAACGTCAAGCTGGTCATGCAAATGTCACAGCATATCAAAGAGCGTGCACTGAAAGAGGAAGTGCCCTCAGGAATGAATCCCAGGGAACATGTAATAAGGATAGTCTATCAGGAACTTATCAGTATAATAGGAAAGAGTACCGATATTCCACTAAAACCCCAGACCATCATGATGATAGGTTTGCAGGGTAGCGGTAAGACAACTACGACTTCAAAACTTGCACGCTATTTCCAGAGAAAAGGACTCAAACCGGCTGTAGTCTGTGCAGACACATTCAGACCGGGTGCATACCAGCAGCTAAAAACCCTTTGTACCAGACTCAACGTCGCATTCTACGGTGAGGAAGGAAACCCGGATGCAGTTGGAATTGTAAAGAGAGGCCTGGAAGAGCTTCACAAATATGACGTACTTATAGTTGACACAGCAGGTCGTCACTCACTTGAAAGTGACCTTATCACCGAGATGGAAGAAATACACGCCGTGGCCAAACCGGATTATAAATTGCTTGTACTTGACGGTGCTATCGGACAGCAGGCAAGCGAGCAGGCACGTGCATTCAATGATTCTATCGGAATATCAGGCGTAGTGATCTCCAAGCTTGACGGTACCGCAAAAGGTGGTGGAGCACTTTCCGCAGTATCTGAAACAAATTCATCCATTGCTTTTATTGGTGTAGGAGAAACACCGGACGACCTTGAAAGATTTGAGCCGGACAGGTTCATTTCAAGACTTCTGGGAATGGGCGACATCAAAAGTCTCATTGAAAAAGCAGAGGAAGCCCTTGGAGAAGAAGACTTTGACATGGAAGCAATGCTCCGTGGCAGGTTCACACTCAAGGACATGTACAAACAGCTCGAAAGTCTCAACAAGATGGGACCAATGAAGCAGATCATGCAGATGTTGCCACTTGGAGGACTCGGTGCCAAGATCCCTGAAGATGCATATCAGGTAACAGGTGACAAACTCGGACGTTACAGGGTTCTTATGGACTCAATGACAGAAGAGGAAATGCTCAATCCAAGAGTTATTGGCAGTGCCCGCATCAAGAGAATTGCAAGAGGTTCAGGCTGTGCCCCAGAGGATGTAAGGGAACTTCTGAAATACCACAAGATGATGCAGACCGCTATGAAAGGATTCCGTGGCGGAAAATTCAATATGCAAAAAATGATGAAGAAAATGGGAATGTGAGAGTTTAATACTCCTCACATACCTTAAAGAAATTCATCAAAAGCTGTTCTCCTTTTTCTGTGTGTGCCACCTCAGGGTGCCATTGCACACCAAAGATAGGCCTGTCAACATGCCTCATTGCCTCACATTCACAGATGTTTGACCTTGCAAGTTGTTTGAAATCCTCAGGCATCCTGACAACCTCATCAGCATGTGATGCCCAGACTGAGGTCTTCGGACCCAGCCCTTTAAGGAGCTCATCCTCATCAACGATCTCAATTTCAATGTCTGCATATCCGCCTGAAACACCTGGACCTACCTCTCCGCCAAATGTCTTTGCGATTACCTGGTGCCCAAGACAGATACCAAGGATTGGGAGGTCGATGCTTTCAACATATTCAGAACACATGCCAGCCCTTTCCAGTGTAGGACCACCGCTTAATATGATCCCGTCAGGTTCCTCGTCAAGGATATCTTCAACAGGAGTCGTGTTGGCAACGATCTTAGTATCCATGTCCAGATCCCTTACTGCACGATGGATAAGATGGCAAAACTGCCCATAGTTATTGATAACAAGAATTTTTAATTCTCTCATAGATTGTTTCCTGCATTTATTTTTATTAATATGTGTATCAATATTGCCATAATAGTAATTAACCATATAAGAGGGTTTCATACTTAATAGATGAAAATTTTCAAAAAAAAACTTATAGCGTGTATATAGAATTAAAAAAAAGGAGTCAGATTAACCCCAATATACTTGATATTTTAAGAATCAGATTTCCCACAGATAGTTTTGCCTTGTTGGAAAAGGAGACGCCTTCTACCTCAATATTTCCGCTTTCATACGCATCAAGGAAATAAGAT
This window contains:
- a CDS encoding phosphoribosyltransferase — protein: MALPDKFKCVITNWDYIYDLCRDVANDVKASGYEPDMIIALARGGWFAGRVLCDFLGLDDLTSLKIEHYLGTALAGDEPLIRYPLADNAVAGKNILIVDDIADTGKSMISSVEYVKQQNPKEIRTATLQYLDSSVHDPDYCGERLEEWAWVVFPWNFIEDMIDLISTLMKKEGRGMWDIPAIKHGLYMYHSLDSFAFEIAQPGRLTEVLEEMHRRGIVSSVSEDGKQYWKLI
- a CDS encoding DMT family transporter, which produces MELSIAIFGLAAAACWGAGDFSGGVATKRSGVLIVAILSQIVGIILLASAALLFTESIPPTTDFLWGAAAGLAGGIGLLALYHALSMEKMGIVAPVTAVLSAIVPMTFGIVTEGLPTISQLTGFLFAFIGVWLISREENSPKIELEKLKLPLLAGLGFGLFMILIDQVESNGVFWPLVGARMATIPTFILVASYKKQTKIPGIKFLPLIALAGVLDTGGNVFYALAAKTGRMDIAAILTSMYPAITVLLAWILLKERLKNRQWIGVFAVMVAVVLIT
- a CDS encoding signal recognition particle protein Srp54 yields the protein MVMDKLGNSLQDALKKLVKSGRIDERTVNEVVKDIQRALLQSDVNVKLVMQMSQHIKERALKEEVPSGMNPREHVIRIVYQELISIIGKSTDIPLKPQTIMMIGLQGSGKTTTTSKLARYFQRKGLKPAVVCADTFRPGAYQQLKTLCTRLNVAFYGEEGNPDAVGIVKRGLEELHKYDVLIVDTAGRHSLESDLITEMEEIHAVAKPDYKLLVLDGAIGQQASEQARAFNDSIGISGVVISKLDGTAKGGGALSAVSETNSSIAFIGVGETPDDLERFEPDRFISRLLGMGDIKSLIEKAEEALGEEDFDMEAMLRGRFTLKDMYKQLESLNKMGPMKQIMQMLPLGGLGAKIPEDAYQVTGDKLGRYRVLMDSMTEEEMLNPRVIGSARIKRIARGSGCAPEDVRELLKYHKMMQTAMKGFRGGKFNMQKMMKKMGM
- a CDS encoding GMP synthase subunit A encodes the protein MRELKILVINNYGQFCHLIHRAVRDLDMDTKIVANTTPVEDILDEEPDGIILSGGPTLERAGMCSEYVESIDLPILGICLGHQVIAKTFGGEVGPGVSGGYADIEIEIVDEDELLKGLGPKTSVWASHADEVVRMPEDFKQLARSNICECEAMRHVDRPIFGVQWHPEVAHTEKGEQLLMNFFKVCEEY